The proteins below are encoded in one region of Casimicrobium huifangae:
- a CDS encoding sulfite exporter TauE/SafE family protein — protein MDLLSSAPQHLLVLAACSFLAGLVRGFSGFGLSAVLVASASFVISPRLIIPTAQTMEVIASIALIPTVWRDVDWRWLAPMAAAYLLSIPLGVAALAYLPEASIRAGGCALLLIACLCLLANGRPNLPDGFKLRFGTGFVAGFFAGASSLGGMVASVMLFAVSLPARNLRATLIVLFFGSALYSLSWGSWHGIVTAETFTRAAWLAFPLLAGIVVGSRGFHQVSEAGFRRAVLAVLAALALAGLVSVLWSA, from the coding sequence ATGGATTTGCTTTCTTCCGCACCACAACATTTACTGGTGCTCGCCGCGTGCTCGTTTCTAGCTGGTCTGGTGCGTGGCTTCTCCGGGTTCGGGTTGTCAGCGGTGCTCGTTGCCAGCGCGTCTTTCGTGATTTCGCCCCGATTGATCATCCCAACTGCGCAAACGATGGAGGTCATTGCGAGCATCGCGCTGATACCCACCGTGTGGCGAGACGTCGACTGGCGATGGCTGGCACCGATGGCTGCCGCGTACCTGCTGTCGATTCCCCTCGGCGTTGCAGCACTGGCCTACTTGCCCGAGGCGTCCATTCGCGCAGGGGGCTGCGCACTGTTGCTGATTGCCTGCCTATGCCTGCTGGCCAACGGTCGGCCGAACTTGCCCGACGGGTTCAAGCTGCGTTTTGGGACCGGCTTTGTCGCGGGCTTCTTCGCAGGCGCATCGTCGCTCGGCGGCATGGTGGCATCAGTGATGCTGTTCGCCGTTTCGCTGCCAGCCAGGAACTTGCGGGCGACACTGATCGTGCTCTTCTTCGGCAGCGCCCTGTACTCACTGTCATGGGGCAGCTGGCATGGGATAGTGACTGCGGAGACGTTCACTCGGGCAGCATGGCTCGCGTTTCCCCTGCTGGCAGGCATCGTGGTTGGTTCGCGGGGCTTTCACCAGGTCTCTGAGGCCGGTTTTCGTCGCGCCGTGCTGGCCGTACTCGCCGCGCTCGCGCTGGCAGGTCTCGTCAGTGTGTTGTGGTCGGCGTGA
- a CDS encoding DsrE family protein codes for MCCATVAAAQDKAVYHIDNAAAQGLKGLRNIRNHLDTAPDTKIIVVTHAEGVDMLMEGAKEERSKTEYAPLVSALKARGVKFEIGEITLKNRNLKKDQFILDADYTPSGVVRIAQLQTRDHYAYIKP; via the coding sequence ATGTGCTGCGCGACTGTCGCGGCGGCGCAGGACAAGGCTGTCTATCACATTGACAACGCTGCTGCCCAGGGCCTGAAGGGGCTGCGCAACATCCGCAATCACCTCGACACTGCGCCAGACACCAAAATCATCGTGGTCACCCACGCCGAAGGCGTCGACATGCTGATGGAAGGCGCGAAGGAGGAACGGAGCAAGACCGAGTACGCGCCGCTGGTATCTGCGCTCAAGGCGCGCGGTGTGAAATTCGAGATCGGCGAGATCACGCTCAAGAACCGCAACCTGAAGAAAGACCAATTCATCCTGGATGCCGACTACACGCCGTCCGGTGTGGTGCGCATCGCCCAGTTGCAAACGCGCGACCACTACGCCTACATCAAGCCCTGA
- the speD gene encoding adenosylmethionine decarboxylase translates to MHGLHLTADLFDCAATRELMTDRGVLQEACIRLVRRSGLTVVGDDFHQFAAVDGEPGGVTGLVLLAESHLAVHTWPELNAVTLDVYVCNFRQDNSAKARALSDSLVELFVPGHANRNDLLRGAPHSPDSPDGAHLTLEWLTPDVVHGFARQRPPVAIQTPVQRLEWHDTRALGRVFTLDGAFMASERDEFIYHECMVHVPALTHGDPKSAFIMGGGDGCSARELLRYAGIERIVVAELDPDVIESCRRQYFAVNGGALDHPRVNVRIGDALGTLRESEAEYDVIVMDLTDPGDDGSLASELYSTETYALVRSRLTANGLVTLHIGSAFYHPERFRKTLSDLREVFTEVAAYKAFMPVYGCEWGMACASMHGNPANMAAREVSAGLAKHAIQGLRFYTPRVHASLFAWPAYAEALGA, encoded by the coding sequence ATGCACGGACTACATCTCACCGCCGACCTCTTCGACTGCGCCGCCACCCGCGAACTGATGACCGATCGTGGTGTGCTGCAGGAAGCCTGCATTCGTCTGGTGCGCCGCTCGGGACTCACCGTCGTGGGCGATGATTTTCACCAGTTCGCCGCCGTCGACGGTGAGCCGGGCGGCGTGACTGGGCTGGTGCTGCTGGCCGAGTCCCACCTCGCGGTGCACACCTGGCCCGAGCTGAACGCAGTGACGCTGGATGTCTACGTCTGCAATTTCCGTCAGGACAATTCGGCCAAGGCACGGGCACTCAGCGATTCGCTGGTCGAACTCTTCGTTCCCGGTCACGCCAACCGCAATGACCTGCTGCGAGGTGCACCACACTCGCCGGATTCACCGGACGGCGCGCATCTCACGCTGGAGTGGTTGACACCCGACGTGGTGCATGGCTTCGCGCGGCAGCGTCCGCCGGTGGCGATCCAGACTCCGGTGCAACGCCTGGAGTGGCACGACACCCGCGCCCTTGGCCGCGTCTTCACGCTCGACGGCGCTTTCATGGCCAGCGAGCGAGACGAGTTCATCTATCACGAGTGCATGGTGCACGTGCCGGCATTGACCCACGGCGATCCGAAATCGGCGTTCATCATGGGTGGCGGCGATGGCTGTTCAGCGCGGGAGCTGCTGCGCTACGCGGGCATTGAGCGCATTGTGGTCGCTGAGCTTGATCCTGACGTCATCGAAAGCTGTCGTCGGCAGTACTTCGCTGTCAACGGTGGCGCACTGGACCACCCGCGGGTCAACGTCCGCATCGGTGACGCGCTTGGCACCTTGCGCGAGAGTGAGGCGGAATACGATGTGATTGTGATGGACCTCACCGACCCTGGCGACGACGGCAGTCTGGCGAGCGAGCTCTACAGCACCGAAACCTATGCGCTTGTCCGGTCAAGGCTCACGGCAAATGGTCTGGTCACGTTGCACATTGGCAGCGCGTTCTATCACCCCGAGCGCTTCCGTAAAACGCTGTCTGACCTGCGCGAAGTATTTACAGAGGTCGCCGCTTACAAGGCTTTCATGCCGGTTTACGGCTGCGAGTGGGGCATGGCCTGTGCCAGCATGCACGGCAACCCGGCGAACATGGCGGCGCGTGAGGTATCCGCCGGGCTGGCGAAGCACGCCATTCAGGGCCTGCGCTTCTACACACCGCGCGTACACGCCAGCCTGTTCGCGTGGCCCGCGTATGCAGAGGCACTTGGGGCGTAG
- a CDS encoding DUF2145 domain-containing protein has translation MNSISPLIAAALAALCLMSAPAQAGRSCETKPADSRTVEKGLTLAERANAALNASGARVVLLARAGQDLSRYGLRYSHLGWAYRDIEGHWRVVHKLNMCGTADASIYRQGLGEFFLDDPYRYETAWVVPTAEVQDRLHALLSDGNRITTLHVKPYSIVSYVWAEKYQQSNQWALETLALAMDGEIRSRAQAQAWLRYKNYQPTTLTLGPLTRLGGRISAANVAFDDHPNEKRFSDRIETVTVDSIFAWMQAARLGGAPQTLRL, from the coding sequence ATGAACTCGATTTCTCCTCTCATCGCAGCTGCATTGGCTGCGCTTTGCCTGATGAGTGCGCCAGCACAGGCCGGCCGCTCCTGTGAAACAAAGCCGGCAGATTCCCGCACCGTCGAAAAGGGATTGACGCTTGCTGAGCGCGCCAACGCCGCACTCAACGCCAGTGGCGCCAGGGTCGTGTTGCTGGCTCGGGCCGGGCAGGATCTCAGCCGTTACGGTTTGCGCTACTCGCATCTCGGCTGGGCTTATCGCGATATCGAGGGCCATTGGCGGGTCGTCCACAAACTCAATATGTGCGGCACTGCCGATGCGTCGATCTACCGGCAGGGGCTCGGCGAGTTCTTTCTCGATGATCCCTATCGGTACGAAACGGCCTGGGTAGTACCAACGGCCGAAGTACAGGATCGACTGCATGCGCTGCTGAGCGACGGCAACCGTATCACCACGCTTCATGTCAAGCCGTACAGTATCGTGAGCTATGTCTGGGCGGAAAAGTACCAGCAGTCAAACCAGTGGGCGCTGGAGACACTGGCGCTGGCGATGGACGGCGAGATTCGTAGCCGTGCGCAGGCACAAGCCTGGTTGCGCTACAAGAACTATCAGCCGACCACACTGACGCTCGGACCGTTGACCCGACTGGGCGGACGGATCAGTGCAGCAAATGTCGCATTCGACGACCATCCCAATGAAAAGCGCTTCTCCGACCGTATTGAGACGGTCACCGTCGACTCAATATTTGCCTGGATGCAGGCAGCGCGGCTGGGAGGCGCGCCGCAGACGCTGAGGCTTTAG
- a CDS encoding PaaI family thioesterase, producing MRPTPTPTPLDRIPFLRLLGMQQHEAASGRSRLCLPDLREEFCNLIPAAHGGVLMTLLDVAMARAATSLDSAASHSVVTVEMSTRFIKPGRGPLTAEGRVLHAGKSLCSCEAHVHDADGDLVASAMGTFKFWRSPPGDVE from the coding sequence ATGCGACCGACACCAACACCGACGCCCCTTGACCGAATCCCGTTTCTCAGGTTGCTAGGCATGCAACAGCATGAAGCGGCATCAGGCCGCTCCCGTTTGTGCTTGCCGGACCTGCGCGAGGAATTCTGCAACCTGATTCCCGCTGCGCATGGTGGCGTGCTGATGACTTTGCTCGACGTGGCGATGGCGCGTGCGGCTACATCGCTGGATTCGGCAGCCTCGCACAGTGTCGTGACCGTCGAAATGTCGACTCGCTTTATCAAACCGGGGCGTGGCCCGCTGACTGCCGAAGGCCGTGTCCTCCATGCCGGAAAATCCCTGTGTTCATGCGAAGCGCATGTTCATGACGCTGACGGGGATCTGGTTGCCAGCGCGATGGGCACCTTCAAATTCTGGCGTTCGCCGCCGGGCGACGTCGAGTAG
- a CDS encoding YiaA/YiaB family inner membrane protein — translation MHTPNVIIHRDTGAWRLQVWVSFAIAVFLCTTGLSYLPGQDIDRAFMIMGYLFCLSATFVLSKFVRDNQSQKADTPMWRWVVYGAFFLAMALTGWGLWRMNINETYKAFLLVSWLYLITSTFTLAKTLRDGHDADLAEARLQGRTGAVLPSQSMQ, via the coding sequence ATGCACACCCCGAACGTAATCATCCACCGTGACACCGGCGCCTGGCGCCTTCAGGTGTGGGTGTCGTTCGCCATCGCAGTATTTCTGTGCACGACCGGGCTGTCGTATCTGCCCGGACAGGACATTGACCGCGCCTTCATGATCATGGGCTATCTGTTCTGTCTGTCAGCCACCTTCGTGCTGTCGAAATTCGTGCGCGACAACCAGAGTCAGAAGGCCGACACACCGATGTGGCGCTGGGTGGTCTACGGCGCGTTCTTCCTGGCCATGGCCCTCACCGGCTGGGGGCTCTGGCGCATGAACATTAACGAGACCTACAAAGCGTTCCTGCTGGTCAGCTGGCTCTACCTCATCACCTCAACCTTCACCCTTGCCAAGACCTTGCGTGATGGCCATGACGCCGATCTTGCCGAAGCTCGTCTGCAGGGCCGCACCGGCGCAGTGCTGCCATCGCAAAGCATGCAGTAA